In the Arachis hypogaea cultivar Tifrunner chromosome 20, arahy.Tifrunner.gnm2.J5K5, whole genome shotgun sequence genome, ATTTCATCCGTGTTCTTTTGACGTATGTTCCTGAAATCTTgctattttatatctttttcctttttgagtctattttattatcttttttcacTCTTAATTAAAAACCTTTTTCTGGGGAAATACAGGTGTAAAAGGCTGAACACGTTGGGTCTTCACTCGATGGTTCTATCAAAAGCATCCCAAAAAACATTCTCAGTCAAAGCCAGAAGCTGGTCAGAATCTTCTCACCGCTTCCTCAAACGTTGCGCTGATGCCGGAAACATCGAAGCATGCTACACTCTTGGAATGGTAACTTCAAAAAAACTGGAACCAAACACACCATAAATATTTTTGGCatagttaattatattatttacaaaacttttttcttttatatgcaGATTCGGTTCTACTGTTTAGAACACCGTGAGAGTGGAAGGTCGCTAATATCGAAGGCGGCGATGAGGTGTCACGCGCCGGCACTTTACTCTCTGGCCGTTTTACAGTTCAATGGGAGCGGAGCCTCGAAGGACGACAAGGACCTAAGGGGCGGTGTGGCTCTTTGCGCACGCGCCGCATTCCTCGGCCACGTCGACGCGCTGCGCGAGTTGGGTCATTGCTTGCAAGACGGTTACGGAGTTAAGCAAAACGTTATGGAAGGGCGACGGTTTCTCGTTCAAGCCAACGCGCGTGAGCTGGCGTCCGTTTGCAACAGCCTCCACGCGCGCACTAATATCACGTGGAGCATTGTGCCGAACCAGAACCCGAACTTAAATCCAAGGGTCCAGTATGCTGCAGGGTGTCCGTTGCTAAGTGATTACGGCTGTAACGTCCCGGCCCAGGAGCCACACCTTGCGAACCGGTTCATGATTGAGTGGTTTTCGAACCGGGGTGGTTCGGCCGGGCCGAATCGGAGGCTGTGTTCACATTTGGGTTGTGGAAGGCCTGAAACGAGGAAGAGAGAGTTTCGGAGATGTTCGGTTTGTGGAGTGGTTAATTATTGCTCACGCGCTTGCCAAGCACTTGACTGGAAGAGTCGGCATAAAGTGGAGTGTGCTCCTGTTGAGAGGTGGATCGACGATGACGACGGTGAAGACGGCGGTGAGGTGGCAGTGGTGGATA is a window encoding:
- the LOC112784850 gene encoding F-box protein At1g67340 encodes the protein MRTRRGGLSYPPLLPLSTMCSNKALSERSSFNTLTPRPNRNRNNKMPSSQQQFVIRKRHKTLSLLSSSSSDTTTTTVGGSELLEILPDDLLLSILAKLSSSSNSPSDFIRVLLTCKRLNTLGLHSMVLSKASQKTFSVKARSWSESSHRFLKRCADAGNIEACYTLGMIRFYCLEHRESGRSLISKAAMRCHAPALYSLAVLQFNGSGASKDDKDLRGGVALCARAAFLGHVDALRELGHCLQDGYGVKQNVMEGRRFLVQANARELASVCNSLHARTNITWSIVPNQNPNLNPRVQYAAGCPLLSDYGCNVPAQEPHLANRFMIEWFSNRGGSAGPNRRLCSHLGCGRPETRKREFRRCSVCGVVNYCSRACQALDWKSRHKVECAPVERWIDDDDGEDGGEVAVVDS